From a single Capsicum annuum cultivar UCD-10X-F1 chromosome 12, UCD10Xv1.1, whole genome shotgun sequence genomic region:
- the LOC107849409 gene encoding uncharacterized mitochondrial protein AtMg00810-like, protein MLIICFYVDDLIYTENDISMVEIFKKSMKVEFDMTDIGMIHYFLGIEVVQSTDGIFIAQKKYAQEILDRFQMKGCNSTSSSTEFGSKLTKEPRGRRVDNTLYKQIVGSLMYLTATRPDIMYSLSLIRRYMESPKEVHLLAAKRTFRYLQGTTNYGLFYAKGEKSDLVGFTDSDYARNLDNWKSMFGYVFTMGSGEISWSVRKQSIATLSTTEAEYVEAACAYQAIWMRKALEEINFKQNGSTLSFSVTASSAIKLSKNAIQHGRNKHINVKFHFLRDLIKDGVIDLIFSRSENQIVDVFTKSLKLASFLKFRKLLGVCNLENHILNVLSILRMLY, encoded by the coding sequence ATGCTCATTATTTGTTTTTATGTGGATGATTTGATTTACACTGAAAATGATATCTCCATGGTTGAAATTTTTAAGAAGTCCATGAAGGTTGAATTTGATATGACTGATATTGGAATGATACATTACTTTCTTGGCATTGAAGTTGTTCAATCTACTGATGGGATTTTCATCGCACAAAAGAAGTATGCTCAAGAGATTTTGGACAGGTTTCAGATGAAGGGTTGCAACTCTACCAGCAGTTCCACTGAGTTTGGTTCAAAGCTCACTAAAGAACCTAGAGGAAGAAGAGTTGACAACACTCTCTACAAGCAAATAGTGGGAAGCTTGATGTATTTAACGGCCACAAGGCCTGATATTATGTATTCTCTAAGTCTTATTAGAAGATACATGGAAAGTCCCAAAGAGGTGCATCTTCTAGCCGCAAAGAGAACTTTTCGCTATTTGCAAGGAACTACTAATTATGGTCTGTTCTATGCGAAAGGAGAAAAGTCAGACTTGGTTGGCTTTACTGACAGTGATTATGCTAGAAATTTGGATAATTGGAAGAGTATGTTTGGTTATGTCTTTACGATGGGGTCGGGAGAAATTTCATGGTCTGTACGAAAGCAATCAATTGCAACTTTATCAACTACTGAAGCTGAATATGTAGAAGCAGCATGTGCCTATCAAGCAATTTGGATGCGCAAGGCTCTTGAAGAAATTAATTTCAAGCAAAATGGCTCTACACTATCATTTAGTGTGACAGCAAGTTCAGCAATAAAGCTCTCCAAAAATGCTATTCAGCATGGGCGAAATAAACATATTAATGTCAAATTTCATTTCTTAAGGGACCTCATAAAAGATGGAGTAATTGATCTCATTTTCTCCAGAAGTGAAAATCAgattgttgatgtgtttactaaaTCTCTCAAGTTGGCATCCTTCCTGAAGTTCAGAAAACTACTTGGTGTTTGCAATTTGGAAAATCACATTTTAAATGTGTTGTCTATTTTAAGGATGTTATACTGA